A stretch of the Oncorhynchus mykiss isolate Arlee chromosome 23, USDA_OmykA_1.1, whole genome shotgun sequence genome encodes the following:
- the LOC110502925 gene encoding monocarboxylate transporter 7 isoform X1, with product MNRPVLNVVGGHISPANYKHHLLYFSMNCDTFSKSDLLPTFPTESHAPSMTVWGSRVKRCMGPIVYTAPPDGGWGWVVAVSFFLVEVFTYGVIKSLGIFLQDLMGEFGESNSRVSWIISICVFVMAFTAPLASVMTNRFGFQTVVMIGGLLISIGTIASGFTKSINEMYITIGLVAGLGYCLTFLPTITLLSQYFSHRRSLVTAVASTGESFSVFTLAPAFSALRDCIGWRYTLVVIGALQGIIIICGVLLRPIIIRPGPATEKETDGLADKELKALNTEEEYYSKERLYTKGSSYVKDGSYTLQRDSKLAHRYSLSSGESVNSEVQSLHHQVLEDGSKAGEEIEEEEASSQRCLGSKEKEMEKDEETEEKDEKQTQTLSPQKLLDFSMLREGSFICYALFGLFATLGFFAPQLYIIELSVNRGVMRHRAAHMLSAMAFAEIFGRLSIGWVLGRKLFRGRKPLVLLGCVVLLCLVLVAFTLVWEFWGLAVCCGFYGFFIGTVSSTHIPMLAEEDVVGIERMSSAVGVYVFIQSFAGLAGPPLGGVLVDLTQNYGSAFYSCAVGMSLGAVFLGLVRPAKRGLLCCSTTRPQSISYYSNNTKCSETRLYSRRGDQNLPEPMQVGPGNPVPQREGKEAQDRDSPQDFLEVNLDLDQKTLLKKANR from the exons ATGAATCGACCTGTTCTGAATGTTGTGGGGGGACATATCTCCCCTGCCAATTACAAGCATCATTTACTTTACTTTTCTATGAACTGTGATACCTTTTCAAAAAGTGATTTATTGCCCACCTTCCCTACAGAATCGCATGCTCCATCCATGACAGTGTGGGGGTCCAGAGTGAAGCGCTGCATGGGGCCTATCGTCTACACAGCTCCCCCAGATGGTGGCTGGGGCTGGGTGGTGGCGGTCTCCTTCTTCCTGGTGGAAGTGTTCACCTACGGAGTCATCAAGAGCCTGGGCATCTTCCTCCAGGACCTGATGGGGGAGTTTGGGGAGAGCAACAGCCGAGTCTCTTGGATCATCTCCATCTGTGTCTTCGTCATGGCCTTCACTG CTCCTCTCGCTTCTGTGATGACCAACCGGTTTGGCTTCCAGACAGTTGTTATGATTGGTGGACTCCTCATCTCCATAGGAACCATCGCCAGTGGCTTCACCAAATCCATCAACGAGATGTACATCACCATCGGACTCGTTGCAG GTCTGGGGTACTGTCTGACCTTCTTGCCCACCATTACTCTCCTGTCCCAGTACTTCTCCCACCGACGCTCCCTGGTCACAGCTGTCGCCTCCACAGGAGAGTCCTTCTCTGTGTTCACGCTCGCCCCAG CCTTCTCTGCTCTAAGGGACTGTATCGGCTGGCGTTACACCCTGGTGGTGATCGGAGCTCTACAGGGCATCATCATCATCTGTGGAGTTCTGCTAAGACCCATCATCATCAGACCTGGACCAGCCACGGAGAAAGAAACTGATGGACTGGCTGACAAAGAGCTGAAGGCTCTGAACACAGAGGAGGAGTACTACAGTAAGGAGAGGTTGTACACTAAGGGCAGTTCATATGTTAAGGATGGGTCTTACACACTGCAGAGGGATAGCAAGCTGGCTCATCGTTACTCCCTGAGCTCTGGAGAGTCTGTAAACTCTGAAGTTCAGTCCCTCCATCACCAGGTCCTGGAGGACGGCAGTAAGGcaggggaggagatagaggaggaggaggcgtcTTCACAGAGGTGCTTAGGAAGcaaggagaaggagatggagaaggaCGAGGAGACGGAGGAGAAGGATGAGAAGCAGACACAAACACTATCCCCCCAGAAACTCCTTGACTTCTCCATGTTAAGAGAAGGCAGCTTCATCTGCTACGCTCTCTTCGGCCTTTTTGCCACATTGGGTTTCTTCGCCCCTCAGCTCTACATCATCGAGCTGAGTGTGAACCGTGGCGTGATGCGTCACCGCGCCGCCCACATGCTCTCCGCCATGGCCTTTGCCGAGATCTTCGGCCGCCTCTCCATTGGTTGGGTGCTAGGCAGGAAGCTGTTCAGAGGCAGGAAGCCCCTGGTGCTGCTGGGATGTGTAGTTCTGCTGTGCCTGGTGCTGGTGGCCTTTACCCTGGTGTGGGAGTTCTGGGGCCTGGCCGTGTGTTGTGGGTTCTATGGGTTTTTTATAGGCACCGTGTCGTCGACACATATACCCATGCTGGCAGAGGAGGATGTGGTGGGCATAGAAAGGATGTCGTCAGCTGTGGGGGTCTATGTGTTTATACAAAGTTTCGCTGGGCTGGCGGGACCACCTCTGGGAG GTGTTCTTGTGGACCTGACTCAGAACTACGGCTCAGCGTTCTACTCCTGTGCGGTGGGAATGAGTCTAGGGGCTGTGTTCCTGGGTCTGGTACGACCAGCGAAGAGAGGCCTGCTCTGCTGCAGCACAACCAGgcctcagagcatttcgtattattct aataatacgaagtgctctgagaccaggttgtacAGCAGGAGGGGGGATCAGAACCTCCCAGAACCCATGCAGGTGGGGCCGGGGAACCCTGTACCTCAGCGAGAGGGGAAGGAGGCCCAGGACAGAGACAGTCCTCAGGACTTCCTAGAAGTTAACCTTGATTTGGACCAGAAAACGTTACTGAAAAAGGCCAACAGATGA
- the LOC110502925 gene encoding monocarboxylate transporter 7 isoform X3, producing the protein MTVWGSRVKRCMGPIVYTAPPDGGWGWVVAVSFFLVEVFTYGVIKSLGIFLQDLMGEFGESNSRVSWIISICVFVMAFTAPLASVMTNRFGFQTVVMIGGLLISIGTIASGFTKSINEMYITIGLVAGLGYCLTFLPTITLLSQYFSHRRSLVTAVASTGESFSVFTLAPAFSALRDCIGWRYTLVVIGALQGIIIICGVLLRPIIIRPGPATEKETDGLADKELKALNTEEEYYSKERLYTKGSSYVKDGSYTLQRDSKLAHRYSLSSGESVNSEVQSLHHQVLEDGSKAGEEIEEEEASSQRCLGSKEKEMEKDEETEEKDEKQTQTLSPQKLLDFSMLREGSFICYALFGLFATLGFFAPQLYIIELSVNRGVMRHRAAHMLSAMAFAEIFGRLSIGWVLGRKLFRGRKPLVLLGCVVLLCLVLVAFTLVWEFWGLAVCCGFYGFFIGTVSSTHIPMLAEEDVVGIERMSSAVGVYVFIQSFAGLAGPPLGGVLVDLTQNYGSAFYSCAVGMSLGAVFLGLVRPAKRGLLCCSTTRPQSISYYSNNTKCSETRLYSRRGDQNLPEPMQVGPGNPVPQREGKEAQDRDSPQDFLEVNLDLDQKTLLKKANR; encoded by the exons ATGACAGTGTGGGGGTCCAGAGTGAAGCGCTGCATGGGGCCTATCGTCTACACAGCTCCCCCAGATGGTGGCTGGGGCTGGGTGGTGGCGGTCTCCTTCTTCCTGGTGGAAGTGTTCACCTACGGAGTCATCAAGAGCCTGGGCATCTTCCTCCAGGACCTGATGGGGGAGTTTGGGGAGAGCAACAGCCGAGTCTCTTGGATCATCTCCATCTGTGTCTTCGTCATGGCCTTCACTG CTCCTCTCGCTTCTGTGATGACCAACCGGTTTGGCTTCCAGACAGTTGTTATGATTGGTGGACTCCTCATCTCCATAGGAACCATCGCCAGTGGCTTCACCAAATCCATCAACGAGATGTACATCACCATCGGACTCGTTGCAG GTCTGGGGTACTGTCTGACCTTCTTGCCCACCATTACTCTCCTGTCCCAGTACTTCTCCCACCGACGCTCCCTGGTCACAGCTGTCGCCTCCACAGGAGAGTCCTTCTCTGTGTTCACGCTCGCCCCAG CCTTCTCTGCTCTAAGGGACTGTATCGGCTGGCGTTACACCCTGGTGGTGATCGGAGCTCTACAGGGCATCATCATCATCTGTGGAGTTCTGCTAAGACCCATCATCATCAGACCTGGACCAGCCACGGAGAAAGAAACTGATGGACTGGCTGACAAAGAGCTGAAGGCTCTGAACACAGAGGAGGAGTACTACAGTAAGGAGAGGTTGTACACTAAGGGCAGTTCATATGTTAAGGATGGGTCTTACACACTGCAGAGGGATAGCAAGCTGGCTCATCGTTACTCCCTGAGCTCTGGAGAGTCTGTAAACTCTGAAGTTCAGTCCCTCCATCACCAGGTCCTGGAGGACGGCAGTAAGGcaggggaggagatagaggaggaggaggcgtcTTCACAGAGGTGCTTAGGAAGcaaggagaaggagatggagaaggaCGAGGAGACGGAGGAGAAGGATGAGAAGCAGACACAAACACTATCCCCCCAGAAACTCCTTGACTTCTCCATGTTAAGAGAAGGCAGCTTCATCTGCTACGCTCTCTTCGGCCTTTTTGCCACATTGGGTTTCTTCGCCCCTCAGCTCTACATCATCGAGCTGAGTGTGAACCGTGGCGTGATGCGTCACCGCGCCGCCCACATGCTCTCCGCCATGGCCTTTGCCGAGATCTTCGGCCGCCTCTCCATTGGTTGGGTGCTAGGCAGGAAGCTGTTCAGAGGCAGGAAGCCCCTGGTGCTGCTGGGATGTGTAGTTCTGCTGTGCCTGGTGCTGGTGGCCTTTACCCTGGTGTGGGAGTTCTGGGGCCTGGCCGTGTGTTGTGGGTTCTATGGGTTTTTTATAGGCACCGTGTCGTCGACACATATACCCATGCTGGCAGAGGAGGATGTGGTGGGCATAGAAAGGATGTCGTCAGCTGTGGGGGTCTATGTGTTTATACAAAGTTTCGCTGGGCTGGCGGGACCACCTCTGGGAG GTGTTCTTGTGGACCTGACTCAGAACTACGGCTCAGCGTTCTACTCCTGTGCGGTGGGAATGAGTCTAGGGGCTGTGTTCCTGGGTCTGGTACGACCAGCGAAGAGAGGCCTGCTCTGCTGCAGCACAACCAGgcctcagagcatttcgtattattct aataatacgaagtgctctgagaccaggttgtacAGCAGGAGGGGGGATCAGAACCTCCCAGAACCCATGCAGGTGGGGCCGGGGAACCCTGTACCTCAGCGAGAGGGGAAGGAGGCCCAGGACAGAGACAGTCCTCAGGACTTCCTAGAAGTTAACCTTGATTTGGACCAGAAAACGTTACTGAAAAAGGCCAACAGATGA
- the LOC110502942 gene encoding LOW QUALITY PROTEIN: archaemetzincin-2 (The sequence of the model RefSeq protein was modified relative to this genomic sequence to represent the inferred CDS: inserted 2 bases in 1 codon; substituted 1 base at 1 genomic stop codon) — MRICKLYSRLHVAYKRGSYPVNLSQMQVIQHPAETLRTALVSSRCDLTDRYHKYSREERRLLEECLCLGDGSLFRPITVHSVSDWIHSHPEEPQDFQSFYSNPYPSKPIKGHSTIYLQIIGSFREAEAETGQYVRWLRDYCQAFYYWLVVKLLPPVTVAATGCAFRVNSSSHNLQIHAGDLLWFLQKSKPXDAFGIMGITMIDLYPKDSWNFVFGKASLTEGMGVFSFARYDDNFYCRSYXCIRPCRGDYSVFKGYYSTPITRSYPLHLCLSLLCVWFQMVTHEIEHIFGVKYCQWMQCVIQGSNHLEHSDRGPLDLCLVCHRIQNG, encoded by the exons ATGCGCATCTGCAAGctctacagtaggctacatgttGCATATAAGAGAGGCAGTTACCCTGTTAACTTGTCGCAG ATGCAGGTGATCCAGCACCCCGCAGAGACACTTCGCACAGCACTGGTGTCCAGCCGCTGTGACCTGACTGATCGCTACCATAAGTACAGTCGAGAAGAGCGGAGGCTCCTGGAGGAGTGTCTCTGTCTGGGGGATGGGTCCTTGTTCCGGCCCATCACTGTGCACTCTGTCTCGGACTGGATCCACTCGCACCCAGAGGAGCCACAGGACTTCCAGAGTTTCTATAGCAACCCCTACCCCAGCAAACCCATCAAGGGTCACAGTACTATCTACTTACAGATCATCG GCTCCTTTAGGGAGGCAGAGGCTGAGACAGGCCAGTACGTGAGGTGGTTGAGGGACTACTGCCAGGCCTTCTATTATTGGCTGGTGGTTAAGCTGTTGCCTCCAGTGACCGTTGCTGCCACAGGCTGTGCCTTCAGGGTCAACAGCAGTTCACACAACCTACAGATCCACGCAG GGGATTTGCTGTGGTTTCTTCAGAAGAGCAAACCGTAAGATGCCTTCGGCATCATGGGCATCACCATGATAGATCTCTACCCCAAAGATTCCTGGAACTTTGTGTTTGGAAAGGCCTCTCTCACTGAAG GAATGGGAGTTTTCAGCTTTGCCAGGTACGACGACAACTTCTACTGCAGGAGTTA GTGTATCAGGCCTTGTCGGGGAGACTACTCTGTGTTTAAGGGCTACTACAGCACTCCTATCACGAGG TCTTATCCCCTACATTTATGCCTATCCCTCCTCTGTGTTTGGTTCCAGATGGTCACCCATGAGATAGAGCACATATTCGGGGTGAAATACTGCCAGTGGATGCAGTGTGTCATACAGGGTTCCAACCACCTGGAGCACTCAGACCGCGGGCCCCTGGACCTTTGCCTGGTCTGCCATCGGATTCAAAATGGCTGA
- the LOC110502928 gene encoding neuronal pentraxin-2 translates to MLSLLRLLCFYALGLGYEKFVRGQDDNPDTGARFLCRSMTVGADTCLVPVVPEPNTAAQEEVLRNTVMQLRETVLQQKETIVNQLGTINELTTKLSLCESASEEGKYESGGSWSKNKNNQNTMGDLPRDPNDTIDNLGKTMQSLKDRLENLEQQQQRANMSGALFPSELRDLLQHRLGDLEKQLLSKVNNLEEEKSLLYNETTAHRQKTESTLNSLLTRINELEKGGSGFKSPEQFKLVLPLRTNYLYGRMAKSLPEMYSFTLCMWLRSSAGPGIGTPFSYGVPGQANEIVLMEWGNNPIELLINDKVAQLPLSVRDGRWQHICITWTTRDGLWEAYQDGQKLGAGDNLAPWHRIKPGGAIILGQEQDMVGGRFDATQAFVGELSQVNIWDKVLKPADILTMANCSSYTPGNVVSWLDSDVEVFGGGAAKLPLEICQDQLSETES, encoded by the exons ATGTTATCTCTGTTGAGATTGTTGTGTTTTTACGCACTGGGACTGGGCTATGAGAAGTTTGTGCGTGGACAGGATGACAATCCGGATACGGGAGCCCGGTTCCTATGCCGATCCATGACGGTTGGCGCTGACACATGTTTGGTCCCCGTAGTTCCCGAACCAAACACGGCAGCTCAGGAGGAAGTGTTGAGGAACACAGTCATGCAGCTCCGTGAAACGGTTCTCCAACAGAAAGAGACGATAGTCAACCAACTTGGGACCATAAACGAGCTGACCACCAAGCTCTCCCTCTGCGAGTCAGCCTCCGAGGAAGGGAAGTATGAAAGTGGTGGATCTTGGAGTAAAAACAAAAATAATCAGAACACAATGGGAGATTTACCCAGAGATCCCAATGATACAATCGACAACCTCGGTAAGACCATGCAGAGTCTGAAGGACCGACTGGAGAACCTAGAG cagcagcagcagagagcaaACATGTCGGGAGCGTTGTTCCCCAGCGAGCTGCGAGACCTGCTGCAGCACAGGCTGGGAGACCTGGAAAAACAGCTGCTCAGTAAGGTCAACAACCTGGAGGAAGAGAAGTCTCTGCTCTACAACGAGACCACAGCCCACAGGCAGAAGACAGAGAGCACCCTCAACTCCCTGCTGACCAGGATCAATGAGCTGGAGAAAG GTGGCAGTGGGTTCAAGTCCCCCGAGCAGTTTAAGCTGGTCCTCCCCCTGCGTACGAACTATCTGTACGGCCGCATGGCCAAGAGCCTTCCTGAGATGTACTCTTTCACTCTGTGCATGTGGCTGCGGTCCAGCGCCGGCCCTGGCATAGGCACCCCCTTCTCCTATGGGGTGCCAGGACAGGCCAATGAGATTGTCCTCATGGAGTGGGGCAACAACCCCATAGAGCTGCTCATCAATGACAAG GTGGCTCAGCTACCTCTATCAGTGCGTGATGGGAGGTGGCAACACATCTGTATCACCTGGACCACCAGGGATGGTCTATGGGAAGCCTACCAGGATGGTCAGAAGCTGGGGGCAGGGGATAACCTGGCCCCCTGGCACCGCATCAAGCCTGGAGGAGCCATCATACTGGGGCAGGAACAA GACATGGTGGGCGGACGCTTTGACGCCACACAGGCCTTTGTGGGTGAGCTGAGCCAGGTTAACATCTGGGACAAGGTCCTGAAGCCAGCCGACATCCTTACCATGGCCAACTGCTCCTCCTACACCCCCGGGAACGTGGTGTCCTGGCTGGACAGTGATGTGGAGGTGTTTGGAGGGGGAGCAGCCAAATTGCCTCTAGAGATATGCCAGGACCAGCTGTCTGAGACTGAGTCTTAG
- the LOC110502925 gene encoding monocarboxylate transporter 7 isoform X2, with product MTETNPGDLHSPVVLRDQFTKESHAPSMTVWGSRVKRCMGPIVYTAPPDGGWGWVVAVSFFLVEVFTYGVIKSLGIFLQDLMGEFGESNSRVSWIISICVFVMAFTAPLASVMTNRFGFQTVVMIGGLLISIGTIASGFTKSINEMYITIGLVAGLGYCLTFLPTITLLSQYFSHRRSLVTAVASTGESFSVFTLAPAFSALRDCIGWRYTLVVIGALQGIIIICGVLLRPIIIRPGPATEKETDGLADKELKALNTEEEYYSKERLYTKGSSYVKDGSYTLQRDSKLAHRYSLSSGESVNSEVQSLHHQVLEDGSKAGEEIEEEEASSQRCLGSKEKEMEKDEETEEKDEKQTQTLSPQKLLDFSMLREGSFICYALFGLFATLGFFAPQLYIIELSVNRGVMRHRAAHMLSAMAFAEIFGRLSIGWVLGRKLFRGRKPLVLLGCVVLLCLVLVAFTLVWEFWGLAVCCGFYGFFIGTVSSTHIPMLAEEDVVGIERMSSAVGVYVFIQSFAGLAGPPLGGVLVDLTQNYGSAFYSCAVGMSLGAVFLGLVRPAKRGLLCCSTTRPQSISYYSNNTKCSETRLYSRRGDQNLPEPMQVGPGNPVPQREGKEAQDRDSPQDFLEVNLDLDQKTLLKKANR from the exons ATGACAGAGACTAACCCAGGGGATTTGCATTCACCTGTGGTTCTTCGAGATCAGTTCACTAAAG AATCGCATGCTCCATCCATGACAGTGTGGGGGTCCAGAGTGAAGCGCTGCATGGGGCCTATCGTCTACACAGCTCCCCCAGATGGTGGCTGGGGCTGGGTGGTGGCGGTCTCCTTCTTCCTGGTGGAAGTGTTCACCTACGGAGTCATCAAGAGCCTGGGCATCTTCCTCCAGGACCTGATGGGGGAGTTTGGGGAGAGCAACAGCCGAGTCTCTTGGATCATCTCCATCTGTGTCTTCGTCATGGCCTTCACTG CTCCTCTCGCTTCTGTGATGACCAACCGGTTTGGCTTCCAGACAGTTGTTATGATTGGTGGACTCCTCATCTCCATAGGAACCATCGCCAGTGGCTTCACCAAATCCATCAACGAGATGTACATCACCATCGGACTCGTTGCAG GTCTGGGGTACTGTCTGACCTTCTTGCCCACCATTACTCTCCTGTCCCAGTACTTCTCCCACCGACGCTCCCTGGTCACAGCTGTCGCCTCCACAGGAGAGTCCTTCTCTGTGTTCACGCTCGCCCCAG CCTTCTCTGCTCTAAGGGACTGTATCGGCTGGCGTTACACCCTGGTGGTGATCGGAGCTCTACAGGGCATCATCATCATCTGTGGAGTTCTGCTAAGACCCATCATCATCAGACCTGGACCAGCCACGGAGAAAGAAACTGATGGACTGGCTGACAAAGAGCTGAAGGCTCTGAACACAGAGGAGGAGTACTACAGTAAGGAGAGGTTGTACACTAAGGGCAGTTCATATGTTAAGGATGGGTCTTACACACTGCAGAGGGATAGCAAGCTGGCTCATCGTTACTCCCTGAGCTCTGGAGAGTCTGTAAACTCTGAAGTTCAGTCCCTCCATCACCAGGTCCTGGAGGACGGCAGTAAGGcaggggaggagatagaggaggaggaggcgtcTTCACAGAGGTGCTTAGGAAGcaaggagaaggagatggagaaggaCGAGGAGACGGAGGAGAAGGATGAGAAGCAGACACAAACACTATCCCCCCAGAAACTCCTTGACTTCTCCATGTTAAGAGAAGGCAGCTTCATCTGCTACGCTCTCTTCGGCCTTTTTGCCACATTGGGTTTCTTCGCCCCTCAGCTCTACATCATCGAGCTGAGTGTGAACCGTGGCGTGATGCGTCACCGCGCCGCCCACATGCTCTCCGCCATGGCCTTTGCCGAGATCTTCGGCCGCCTCTCCATTGGTTGGGTGCTAGGCAGGAAGCTGTTCAGAGGCAGGAAGCCCCTGGTGCTGCTGGGATGTGTAGTTCTGCTGTGCCTGGTGCTGGTGGCCTTTACCCTGGTGTGGGAGTTCTGGGGCCTGGCCGTGTGTTGTGGGTTCTATGGGTTTTTTATAGGCACCGTGTCGTCGACACATATACCCATGCTGGCAGAGGAGGATGTGGTGGGCATAGAAAGGATGTCGTCAGCTGTGGGGGTCTATGTGTTTATACAAAGTTTCGCTGGGCTGGCGGGACCACCTCTGGGAG GTGTTCTTGTGGACCTGACTCAGAACTACGGCTCAGCGTTCTACTCCTGTGCGGTGGGAATGAGTCTAGGGGCTGTGTTCCTGGGTCTGGTACGACCAGCGAAGAGAGGCCTGCTCTGCTGCAGCACAACCAGgcctcagagcatttcgtattattct aataatacgaagtgctctgagaccaggttgtacAGCAGGAGGGGGGATCAGAACCTCCCAGAACCCATGCAGGTGGGGCCGGGGAACCCTGTACCTCAGCGAGAGGGGAAGGAGGCCCAGGACAGAGACAGTCCTCAGGACTTCCTAGAAGTTAACCTTGATTTGGACCAGAAAACGTTACTGAAAAAGGCCAACAGATGA
- the LOC110502940 gene encoding protein FAM104A: MLTENRKRRRGGDNEGDQLAKRSGGGQEGHALVSKLGQDVWDSESSGSDSSSGISSPERAGGGASTSTCTQSQKNCTSQSLLSPSQEDPSISSLSLYGGSTPYDHINSVLREAHFSSLQTRGQPGST, from the exons ATGTTGACAGAAAACAG GAAGCGGCGGCGGGGTGGAGACAATGAGGGGGACCAGCTGGCGAAAAGgtcaggagggggacaggagggtcACGCCCTGGTGTCCAAGCTGGGCCAAGACGTCTGGGACTCTGAg tcgtCCGGCAGTGACAGCAGTAGTGGTATCAGTAGTCCTGAGAGGGCAGGGGGAGGAGCCAGCACCAGCACATGTACACAGAGCCAGAAGAACTGCACTTCCCAGAGTCTCCTCAGTCCCTCGCAAGAAGACCCTTCAATTTCCTCGTTGAGTCTCTATGGCGGCAGCACTCCCTATGACCACATCAACAGTGTTCTGAGGGAGGCCCATTTCAGCAGTCTGCAGACCAGAGGTCAACCAGGATCTACGTGA